The following proteins come from a genomic window of Sebastes fasciatus isolate fSebFas1 chromosome 6, fSebFas1.pri, whole genome shotgun sequence:
- the got1l1 gene encoding putative aspartate aminotransferase, cytoplasmic 2 isoform X2, whose amino-acid sequence MSRPGSCLEKVVKQNGDPGGHLSVFTNAHTEAWSPETRLLSAFKKDTHARKAYLAGREYYSEEGKTFELRLVRKIKQQLSADPTTRPEYPSSLGLTEFTRRATEVALGKSSRALVEDRVLGVQTPGFTAAVRLGAELLRHWYDVCAVWCGPVYLSSPCDDSLAGIFQAAGIKDIREYYYWDDKQRGVCLEKLLEDLEKAPEQSVVVLSVSAHYPTGADLSQNQWAAITKLIMRRRLFPFLLLPPQALCYGDLERGAWPVQYCASQGMELLCAQSFSHCFGLYGEAVGHLLCVLKHNSLLLSMQSQADKIVRSLWAQPSVGGAHVVATLLGNPAHLVEWKEEVKRIVERCMLIREILRERLRLLGTPGCWDHLTQQGGLYCFTGLKGEQVEFLSKRRHVYLLPSGCLN is encoded by the exons ATGAGCCGACCCGGCAGCTGCCTTGAAAAAGTGGTCAAGCAAAATGGAGACCCAGGAGgtcatctctctgtgtttaccAATGCCCACACCGAAGCATGGAGTCCTGAAACAAGGCTATTGTCTGCCTTCAAGAAAGACACTCACGCCAGGAAGGCTTACCTGGCAGGGAGAG AGTATTACAGCGAGGAAGGGAAGACCTTTGAACTGCGTCTTGTTAGGAAAATAAAGCAACAGCTAAGCGCTGATCCCACTACTCGTCCGGAGTATCCATCCTCTCTTGGTCTGACCGAATTCACCAGGCGAGCCACAGAGGTTGCTTTGGGGAAGAGCTCTCGTGCTTTAGTGGAGGACCGG GTGTTAGGTGTCCAGACTCCTGGTTTTACCGCTGCTGTGCGTCTTGGGGCTGAACTCTTGAGACACTGGTATGATGTCTGTGCCGTTTGGTGCGGGCCGGTCTACCTCTCTTCCCCTTGTGATG ACTCTTTGGCTGGTATCTTCCAGGCAGCAGGGATCAAAGATATCCGCGAGTATTATTACTGGGATGACAAGCAGCGGGGCGTTTGTTTGGAGAAGCTTCTGGAGGATTTGGAGAAGGCTCCGGAGCAAAGTGTTGTTGTTCTGTCGGTGTCTGCCCACTATCCAACCGGAGCAGACCTCTCTCAGAATCAATGGGCTGCGATTACAAAACTCATCATG AGGCGTAGgcttttccctttcctcttGCTGCCTCCTCAGGCGCTCTGCTATGGAGATTTAGAGCGGGGTGCCTGGCCTGTTCAGTATTGTGCATCGCAGGGGATGGAGCTCCTCTGCGCTCAGTCGTTCTCCCACTGCTTTGGACTATATG GTGAGGCTGTCGGACACCTCCTGTGCGTCTTAAAGCACAACTCCCTCTTGTTATCGATGCAGTCTCAAGCTGACAAAATAGTCAGGTCGCTGTGGGCCCAGCCATCCGTAGGAGGAGCACATGTTGTTGCCACATTGCTCGGTAACCCGGCCCATCTTGTTGAATG GAAGGAAGAAGTAAAGCGCATTGTGGAGAGATGTATGCTGATCAGAGAGATTTTGAGAGAAAGGCTGAGGCTTTTGGGAACTCCAGGTTGCTGGGACCACCTGACTCAACAAGGTGGACTCTACTGTTTTACAGGCCTGAAAG GTGAGCAAGTAGAATTTCTGTCTAAGAGGAGACACGTGTACCTGCTCCCCAGTGGCTGTCTAAAC TGA
- the got1l1 gene encoding putative aspartate aminotransferase, cytoplasmic 2 isoform X3 yields the protein MHLFHWYLKYYSEEGKTFELRLVRKIKQQLSADPTTRPEYPSSLGLTEFTRRATEVALGKSSRALVEDRVLGVQTPGFTAAVRLGAELLRHWYDVCAVWCGPVYLSSPCDDSLAGIFQAAGIKDIREYYYWDDKQRGVCLEKLLEDLEKAPEQSVVVLSVSAHYPTGADLSQNQWAAITKLIMRRRLFPFLLLPPQALCYGDLERGAWPVQYCASQGMELLCAQSFSHCFGLYGEAVGHLLCVLKHNSLLLSMQSQADKIVRSLWAQPSVGGAHVVATLLGNPAHLVEWKEEVKRIVERCMLIREILRERLRLLGTPGCWDHLTQQGGLYCFTGLKGEQVEFLSKRRHVYLLPSGCLNVSAINGRNLDYIAESIYLSLTTSL from the exons ATGCATCTTTTTCATTGGTATCTGA AGTATTACAGCGAGGAAGGGAAGACCTTTGAACTGCGTCTTGTTAGGAAAATAAAGCAACAGCTAAGCGCTGATCCCACTACTCGTCCGGAGTATCCATCCTCTCTTGGTCTGACCGAATTCACCAGGCGAGCCACAGAGGTTGCTTTGGGGAAGAGCTCTCGTGCTTTAGTGGAGGACCGG GTGTTAGGTGTCCAGACTCCTGGTTTTACCGCTGCTGTGCGTCTTGGGGCTGAACTCTTGAGACACTGGTATGATGTCTGTGCCGTTTGGTGCGGGCCGGTCTACCTCTCTTCCCCTTGTGATG ACTCTTTGGCTGGTATCTTCCAGGCAGCAGGGATCAAAGATATCCGCGAGTATTATTACTGGGATGACAAGCAGCGGGGCGTTTGTTTGGAGAAGCTTCTGGAGGATTTGGAGAAGGCTCCGGAGCAAAGTGTTGTTGTTCTGTCGGTGTCTGCCCACTATCCAACCGGAGCAGACCTCTCTCAGAATCAATGGGCTGCGATTACAAAACTCATCATG AGGCGTAGgcttttccctttcctcttGCTGCCTCCTCAGGCGCTCTGCTATGGAGATTTAGAGCGGGGTGCCTGGCCTGTTCAGTATTGTGCATCGCAGGGGATGGAGCTCCTCTGCGCTCAGTCGTTCTCCCACTGCTTTGGACTATATG GTGAGGCTGTCGGACACCTCCTGTGCGTCTTAAAGCACAACTCCCTCTTGTTATCGATGCAGTCTCAAGCTGACAAAATAGTCAGGTCGCTGTGGGCCCAGCCATCCGTAGGAGGAGCACATGTTGTTGCCACATTGCTCGGTAACCCGGCCCATCTTGTTGAATG GAAGGAAGAAGTAAAGCGCATTGTGGAGAGATGTATGCTGATCAGAGAGATTTTGAGAGAAAGGCTGAGGCTTTTGGGAACTCCAGGTTGCTGGGACCACCTGACTCAACAAGGTGGACTCTACTGTTTTACAGGCCTGAAAG GTGAGCAAGTAGAATTTCTGTCTAAGAGGAGACACGTGTACCTGCTCCCCAGTGGCTGTCTAAACGTGAGTGCAATCAACGGTCGGAACTTGGACTACATTGCCGAGTCCATCTATCTGTCTCTGACCACTTCACTCTGA
- the got1l1 gene encoding putative aspartate aminotransferase, cytoplasmic 2 isoform X1, whose protein sequence is MSRPGSCLEKVVKQNGDPGGHLSVFTNAHTEAWSPETRLLSAFKKDTHARKAYLAGREYYSEEGKTFELRLVRKIKQQLSADPTTRPEYPSSLGLTEFTRRATEVALGKSSRALVEDRVLGVQTPGFTAAVRLGAELLRHWYDVCAVWCGPVYLSSPCDDSLAGIFQAAGIKDIREYYYWDDKQRGVCLEKLLEDLEKAPEQSVVVLSVSAHYPTGADLSQNQWAAITKLIMRRRLFPFLLLPPQALCYGDLERGAWPVQYCASQGMELLCAQSFSHCFGLYGEAVGHLLCVLKHNSLLLSMQSQADKIVRSLWAQPSVGGAHVVATLLGNPAHLVEWKEEVKRIVERCMLIREILRERLRLLGTPGCWDHLTQQGGLYCFTGLKGEQVEFLSKRRHVYLLPSGCLNVSAINGRNLDYIAESIYLSLTTSL, encoded by the exons ATGAGCCGACCCGGCAGCTGCCTTGAAAAAGTGGTCAAGCAAAATGGAGACCCAGGAGgtcatctctctgtgtttaccAATGCCCACACCGAAGCATGGAGTCCTGAAACAAGGCTATTGTCTGCCTTCAAGAAAGACACTCACGCCAGGAAGGCTTACCTGGCAGGGAGAG AGTATTACAGCGAGGAAGGGAAGACCTTTGAACTGCGTCTTGTTAGGAAAATAAAGCAACAGCTAAGCGCTGATCCCACTACTCGTCCGGAGTATCCATCCTCTCTTGGTCTGACCGAATTCACCAGGCGAGCCACAGAGGTTGCTTTGGGGAAGAGCTCTCGTGCTTTAGTGGAGGACCGG GTGTTAGGTGTCCAGACTCCTGGTTTTACCGCTGCTGTGCGTCTTGGGGCTGAACTCTTGAGACACTGGTATGATGTCTGTGCCGTTTGGTGCGGGCCGGTCTACCTCTCTTCCCCTTGTGATG ACTCTTTGGCTGGTATCTTCCAGGCAGCAGGGATCAAAGATATCCGCGAGTATTATTACTGGGATGACAAGCAGCGGGGCGTTTGTTTGGAGAAGCTTCTGGAGGATTTGGAGAAGGCTCCGGAGCAAAGTGTTGTTGTTCTGTCGGTGTCTGCCCACTATCCAACCGGAGCAGACCTCTCTCAGAATCAATGGGCTGCGATTACAAAACTCATCATG AGGCGTAGgcttttccctttcctcttGCTGCCTCCTCAGGCGCTCTGCTATGGAGATTTAGAGCGGGGTGCCTGGCCTGTTCAGTATTGTGCATCGCAGGGGATGGAGCTCCTCTGCGCTCAGTCGTTCTCCCACTGCTTTGGACTATATG GTGAGGCTGTCGGACACCTCCTGTGCGTCTTAAAGCACAACTCCCTCTTGTTATCGATGCAGTCTCAAGCTGACAAAATAGTCAGGTCGCTGTGGGCCCAGCCATCCGTAGGAGGAGCACATGTTGTTGCCACATTGCTCGGTAACCCGGCCCATCTTGTTGAATG GAAGGAAGAAGTAAAGCGCATTGTGGAGAGATGTATGCTGATCAGAGAGATTTTGAGAGAAAGGCTGAGGCTTTTGGGAACTCCAGGTTGCTGGGACCACCTGACTCAACAAGGTGGACTCTACTGTTTTACAGGCCTGAAAG GTGAGCAAGTAGAATTTCTGTCTAAGAGGAGACACGTGTACCTGCTCCCCAGTGGCTGTCTAAACGTGAGTGCAATCAACGGTCGGAACTTGGACTACATTGCCGAGTCCATCTATCTGTCTCTGACCACTTCACTCTGA